A region of Vigna radiata var. radiata cultivar VC1973A chromosome 6, Vradiata_ver6, whole genome shotgun sequence DNA encodes the following proteins:
- the LOC111240514 gene encoding uncharacterized protein LOC111240514 yields MRRERTLLVVLLLILLHHISATNDHQEHRCPPSSCGNITNISYPFRLQGDPENCGDERYELGCQNNVTVLYLNSTQYHVQAINYDNYTVRVVDPALQHHNCSSLPLRSLSRSNFSDTYTHNMGPYQAGLNPYFNWEYLSFEHIVFLNCNHSVRENGKYVESGECVKWDSKGYAYAVGGDLKAEDLEVGCDVKLVAPTSFRTSNNYSYAAIHRALAYGFEISWINLACLNHCLGGFCYFDFSIQKLVCDRFGALYINFV; encoded by the coding sequence ATGAGGAGAGAGAGAACATTGTTGGTGGTATTGCTACTTATTCTACTCCACCATATTTCTGCTACCAATGACCACCAAGAACACCGTTGTCCACCTTCTTCCTGTGGTAACATCACCAACATCTCTTATCCATTTCGATTACAAGGCGACCCAGAGAATTGTGGTGACGAAAGGTACGAGCTTGGTTGTCAGAATAATGTTACTGTGTTGTATCTGAACTCTACACAATACCATGTTCAAGCAATCAACTACGACAACTACACCGTGAGAGTTGTTGACCCTGCACTTCAACACCACAACTGCTCCTCCCTTCCTCTCCGTTCCCTCTCTCGCTCCAATTTCTCTGATACTTACACGCACAACATGGGTCCATACCAAGCCGGTCTAAATCCATATTTTAATTGGGAATATCTGAGTTTCGAGCATATAGTGTTTCTGAACTGTAACCATTCGGTGAGAGAGAACGGGAAGTATGTGGAAAGTGGTGAGTGCGTGAAGTGGGACTCAAAAGGCTATGCATATGCAGTGGGTGGAGACCTAAAAGCTGAGGACTTAGAAGTTGGGTGTGACGTGAAGCTCGTTGCTCCCACATCGTTCAGGACTTCCAATAACTATTCCTACGCTGCCATTCACAGGGCTCTCGCCTATGGATTTGAGATCTCTTGGATAAACCTCGCCTGTCTGAATCATTGTCTTGGAGGTTTTTGCTATTTCGACTTTTCTATCCAGAAGCTTGTTTGCGATCGATTTGGTGCGTTATATATTAACTTTGTCTAA
- the LOC111241870 gene encoding uncharacterized protein LOC111241870: MIEARKKESDVVEETGFEPDLGDSKDQKVAFRKKDNKALFILHQCVYDTYFKKIQYVVTAREAWNILLRCHARGEKIKKVRLQTLRRQYELLQMEECDQVGEYFNKVVALTNQMKRFGEKFSDLMIIEKITRSLPSNFDYIVVAIEESRDLEKMKIEELQSSLEAHEMRLLDRNTIRSGEQALKRHHSKKEKKKTFKKWKGKYGKGKWRNNKSDDDQDETTVEEKNGKSNKTFSKKDKRNVECFNCHISTSTTTTSVILIKGSRIRCRKRRLTWFKRNLIQNHSH, encoded by the exons ATGATTGAGGcaaggaagaaagaaag TGATGTGGTAGAGGAAACTGGATTCGAGCCTGACCTTGGTGACTCGAAGGATCAGAAGGTTGCATTCAGGAAAAAGGACAACAAAGCTTTGTTCATTCTTCATCAGTGCGTGTATGATACGTATTTTAAGAAGATCCAATATGTTGTGACAGCAAGGGAGGCGTGGAACATCCTGTTGAGGTGTCATGCAAGAGGAGAGAAGATAAAGAAAGTAAGGCTTCAAACCTTGAGGAGGCAGTATGAGCTCCTACAAATGGAAGAATGTGATCAGGTGGGAGAGTACTTCAATAAGGTTGTTGCACTCACAAATCAAATGAAACGGTTTGGAGAAAAATTCAGTGACCTGATGATCATTGAGAAGATTACGAGATCTTTACCTTCCAATTTCGACTACATTGTAGTAGCTATTGAAGAGTCAAGAGACCTTGAGAAGATGAAGATCGAGGAACTTCAAAGTTCCTTGGAGGCACATGAAATGCGATTGCTGGACAGAAATACAATCAGGAGTGGTGAGCAGGCACTGAAGAGGCATCATTccaagaaggaaaagaagaaaacattcaAGAAATGGAAAGGGAAATATGGAAAAGGAAAGTGGAGAAATAATAAGAGTGATGATGACCAAGATGAAACTACAgtagaagaaaagaatggtAAATCTAATAAAACTTTCAGCAAGAAAGACAAAAGAAATGTTGAATGTTTTAATTGCCATATAAGTACGAGCACTACTACTACGAGTGTTATTCTGATAAAGGGAAGCAGAATAAGGTGCAGAAAAAGGAGGCTCACATGGTTTAAGAGGAATCTGATTCAGAACCACTCACACTGA
- the LOC106763729 gene encoding LRR receptor-like serine/threonine-protein kinase GSO1 codes for MHALLNFKQGVTDPSAVLSSWTTQLDCCHWKGVICSNITSRVTGITLPCSTTPPIYSDGEDKSHCLTGSIHLSLLLVELEFLDYLNLRNNDFLALQFDYLHNHNCHNRSIPTSSHSQCVNYSILRHLDLAYNWNLVINNLKWLPNISSLEYLNLRDIDLSKESNWLQLVTMLPSLSFLNMDDCQLKDLSSSLQYANFTKLEFLSLSANEFNSELPKWLFNLSSGIYQLDLSSSSLIGHLPKDLLNLRELEDLNMEDNNFDGPIPDWLGGFKHLETLILGVNKFSGSIPTNLGNLSTLIILDVASNPLTGVVSERNLAKLSKLKGLGIYSYVELIFDFDSDWIPPFQLEELVIKFSNPNLPAWFYTQRSLERLTISDSSFEAPDKFWQFVSSVIELELEGNLIDRDMSNVLLNSTFIDISSNGLKGWLPQLSANVVFVSLSNNLLSGELSSLLCDHNVSNRKINVLYLDISFNNLSGGLTNCWKNWKSLVAIHLGSNNLSGKIPPSLGFLSNLNSLHLHENKLHGEIPLSLQNCRSLLVFNVRNNQLSGNIPDWISHGVLALQLRSNDFSGKISPQICEMSSLIVLDIAQNTISGHIPSCLGNIKTLLFNNVSRNKLSIRFPSSYPGRYYFSDDSLELVTKGQVLEYDRNLHFMTLIDMSCNNLSGTIPPQLFSLIGLHSLNLSNNKLEGEIPNEIGNMKNLESLDFSTNQLGGEIPQSLSRLSFLGYLNLSFNNLTGKIPSGTQLQGFSTLSYMGNDDLCGPPLTKICFQDDKHKDTEPVDEHRNQSEFLPWFYIGMESGFVTGFLGVCCAIIFNKKLRHAFFKFLMT; via the coding sequence ATGCATGCTCTCTTAAACTTCAAGCAAGGAGTTACAGATCCCTCAGCTGTTCTTTCCTCATGGACCACTCAACTAGATTGTTGTCATTGGAAAGGAGTCATCTGTAGCAACATCACTAGTAGAGTCACTGGAATCACTCTCCCATGTTCTACAACTCCTCCAATTTATAGTGACGGAGAAGATAAATCACATTGCCTTACAGGTTCCATTCACCTCTCCTTGTTGTTAGtggagttggaatttttagaTTACTTGAATTTGAGAAACAATGACTTCTTAGCATTACAATTTGATTATCTGCATAATCATAATTGTCACAATCGATCTATACCTACTTCTTCTCATAGTCAGTGTGTCAATTATTCAATTCTTCGTCATCTTGATTTAGCATATAACTGGAATCTTGTTATCAATAACCTTAAATGGCTTCCCAACATTTCCTCACTGGAATATCTTAACCTCCGTGACATTGATCTTAGCAAGGAAAGTAATTGGCTTCAATTAGTGACTATGCTTCCATCACTTTCATTCCTCAATATGGATGATTGTCAACTTAAAGACTTGAGTTCGTCTCTCCAGTATGCAAATTTTACTAAACTTGAATTTCTTAGTCTTTCTGCAAATGAATTTAACTCAGAGTTGCCTAAGTGGTTATTCAATCTTAGTTCTGGTATTTATCAGTTAGATCTTAGCTCAAGTTCTCTAATAGGACATCTACCTAAGGACTTGTTAAATCTTCGAGAACTGGAAGACCTGAACATGGAAGACAATAACTTTGATGGACCTATTCCAGATTGGTTAGGTGGTTTCAAACATTTAGAAACTCTTATTCTTGGAGTAAACAAATTTTCAGGATCTATTCCCACAAATTTGGGAAATCTATCAACCTTGATTATCTTGGATGTTGCCTCAAACCCATTGACAGGAGTTGTGTCTGAAAGAAATTTAGCCAAATTGTCAAAATTAAAGGGACTGGGCATATACTCATATGTCGAATTAATCTTTGATTTTGACTCGGATTGGATTCCACCTTTTCAACTTGAGGAATTAGTAATCAAGTTTTCAAATCCGAACCTTCCTGCGTGGTTTTATACACAACGATCACTTGAAAGATTAACTATATCGGATTCATCATTTGAGGCTCCAGACAAATTTTGGCAATTTGTATCATCAGTGATTGAACTCGAATTAGAAGGCAATTTGATAGACAGAGACATGTCAAATGTGTTGTTGAACTCTACATTCATTGATATATCGTCAAATGGTTTGAAAGGTTGGTTGCCTCAATTATCAGCAAACGTGGTTTTTGTCtcattatcaaataatttattatcaggAGAATTGTCTTCCCTCTTATGTGATCATAATGTGTCGAATAGGAAAATCAATGTGTTGTACTTGGACATATCATTTAATAATCTATCTGGAGGGCTTACGAATTGTTGGAAGAATTGGAAATCTTTGGTTGCTATTCACTTAGGAAGCAATAATCTATCAGGAAAGATACCTCCTTCACTAGGCTTCTTATCTAATCTCAACTCACTCCATTTGCATGAGAATAAACTACATGGTGAGATTCCTCTATCATTGCAAAATTGTCGCTCTCTATTGGTCTTTAATGTTCGCAATAACCAATTATCAGGAAACATACCAGATTGGATATCTCATGGTGTATTGGCTCTCCAATTAAGGTCCAATGATTTTAGTGGTAAAATATCACCACAAATATGTGAAATGTCTTCCCTCATTGTGTTGGATATTGCACAAAACACAATCTCCGGTCATATACCCAGTTGTCTTGGTAATATCAAAACCCTGCTTTTCAACAATGTTTCACGTAACAAGCTTTCTATTCGATTTCCTTCATCATATCCGGGTCGTTACTACTTCAGCGATGACAGTCTAGAATTGGTTACTAAAGGTCAAGTATTAGAATATGATCGCAACCTACACTTTATGACCTTAATTGATATGTCATGTAACAATTTGTCCGGCACAATACCTCCACAACTGTTTAGTCTCATTGGATTGCATTCCTTGAATTTATCAAACAACAAATTAGAAGGAGAAATACCAAATGAGATaggaaatatgaaaaacttgGAGTCCCTCGATTTTTCAACAAACCAACTCGGGGGAGAAATTCCTCAAAGTTTATCCAGATTGTCCTTTTTGGGTTACTTGAACCTGTCATTCAACAATTTGACAGGCAAAATACCATCAGGCACACAACTTCAGGGATTCAGTACACTTAGTTACATGGGAAATGATGATCTTTGTGGACCCCCACTTACCAAAATCTGCTTTCAGGATGACAAACATAAAGACACAGAGCCTGTAGACGAACACAGAAATCAATCTGAATTTTTGCCATGGTTTTATATTGGAATGGAATCCGGATTTGTGACAGGCTTTTTAGGAGTTTGTTGTGCTATTATCTTCAACAAAAAGTTAAGACATgctttcttcaagtttcttatGACTTGA